From Pirellulales bacterium, one genomic window encodes:
- the prfA gene encoding peptide chain release factor 1, whose amino-acid sequence MREILDQQLARFEELERQLSDPEVLANSARVGAIAREHGTLNRLATKYRRFKDLNQQIADANEMIKGADADLRELAESELPTLRAEREKLWDELLDMTIGGEDANRNRCVMEIRAGTGGEEAALFARDLYDMYKHYCEDHGWKVELLDMNPTELGGFKEIILGIDGDGAFRHLQYESGGHRVQRVPETEAKGRIHTSAATVAVLPEPEDVEINIKPEDYRLDLFSASGPGGQHVNKTQSAVRLTHLETGLVVQCQDEKSQHKNKAKALRVLKTRLYERQREMEHAKRAEHRRTLVGSGDRSQRIRTYNFPENRLTDHRINLTLYKLDNILAGNLDPVIQALLDHDRQEQRQLMGTVE is encoded by the coding sequence ATGCGCGAAATACTCGACCAACAACTGGCCCGCTTTGAAGAGCTGGAACGGCAACTCTCCGATCCGGAAGTGCTCGCCAACTCTGCGCGCGTGGGAGCCATTGCTCGCGAGCATGGCACGCTGAACCGCCTGGCCACCAAATATCGCCGCTTCAAAGATCTAAATCAGCAAATCGCCGACGCTAACGAAATGATCAAAGGCGCCGACGCCGATCTCCGCGAACTGGCCGAATCGGAACTTCCTACCCTCCGGGCCGAGCGCGAAAAATTGTGGGACGAACTGCTCGATATGACCATCGGCGGCGAAGACGCCAACCGCAATCGCTGCGTCATGGAAATCCGCGCCGGCACCGGCGGCGAAGAAGCCGCGCTGTTCGCCCGCGATCTCTACGACATGTATAAGCATTACTGCGAAGATCACGGCTGGAAAGTCGAACTGCTCGATATGAACCCGACCGAGCTGGGCGGCTTCAAGGAAATCATCTTGGGCATCGATGGCGACGGCGCTTTCCGTCATTTGCAGTACGAAAGCGGCGGGCACCGGGTGCAGCGCGTGCCGGAAACCGAAGCCAAGGGGCGCATTCACACCTCGGCCGCCACAGTCGCCGTGCTGCCCGAGCCGGAAGATGTGGAAATCAATATCAAGCCGGAAGATTATCGGCTCGATTTATTCAGCGCCAGCGGCCCCGGCGGCCAGCATGTGAACAAAACGCAATCGGCCGTGCGGCTGACGCATTTGGAAACCGGCCTCGTCGTGCAATGCCAGGACGAAAAAAGCCAGCACAAAAACAAAGCCAAGGCGCTGCGCGTCCTCAAAACCCGGCTCTACGAACGCCAGCGCGAAATGGAACACGCCAAGCGTGCCGAACACCGCCGCACGCTCGTCGGTTCCGGCGACCGCAGCCAGCGCATTCGCACTTATAATTTTCCCGAGAACCGCCTCACCGATCATCGCATCAATCTCACGCTTTACAAGCTCGACAACATTCTGGCCGGCAATCTTGATCCGGTAATCCAGGCTTTACTCGATCACGACCGCCAAGAACAACGCCAACTAATGGGCACGGTTGAATAA
- the rpmE gene encoding 50S ribosomal protein L31, with translation MKKGIHPKYMNTVVKCGCGNTFTTRSTVPEMKVDICNVCHPFYTGKLKFVDTAGRIEKFKSKFAAGYSSLQKKKKKEAPAPEPAAAES, from the coding sequence ATGAAAAAAGGCATCCATCCGAAATACATGAACACCGTGGTCAAGTGCGGCTGCGGCAACACCTTCACCACTCGCAGCACGGTGCCGGAAATGAAGGTCGATATTTGCAATGTCTGCCACCCGTTTTACACGGGCAAGCTAAAATTCGTCGACACGGCCGGCCGCATCGAAAAATTCAAGAGCAAGTTCGCGGCCGGCTACTCCAGCCTGCAAAAGAAAAAGAAGAAGGAAGCTCCGGCTCCCGAGCCCGCCGCCGCCGAATCTTAG
- a CDS encoding tetratricopeptide repeat protein, producing MIRFQSRFHCVRDIVAFTVLSCCALFLPGCGPASPPSSSGSPSSSNTTSSYNGQVQYRNDLLISAVGLLNSPEQFDDDAQNAAQLVERFNQWRRLAKGAEPNAKQSDSASAPAGENEQTSAPNPQDSLLATLPDNLLKTHFVRHLNDEPFDPAYDGNFLREAALLRDVANSIEPDKLDDVSVAQALFDWTVRNIQSEPPPLADDPPNQQWPALHLPVETVYFGAGTPLQRAWVFMLLARQRGLDVVLLATPDPRSPNQFRPWVTALVSEGELYLFDPTYGLPIPGPGGQGVATLSQAAADDAVLRQMDIPGDRIYPRKAADLQKVTALLEASPGYLEPRMKMLESHLTGHDRLVLSASPADLAEKLRGIKHVDQIKLWPQPYEVLEQRRSLPPPLQLAQRLEYMPFAIPADPEQAKHQSDSEEPQRPQRTVLPLRLGRLLQLRGLLGGSDRQRPANQQAGELSEIMENGAKYYYVRSLSTQEQIDEVNRLVRDHIEISPGRALSPEFPLAIQQRRDDAAYWLGIVSFEQGDYKTAAQYFGPMTLDPFPDGPWSNGARFNLARCNELQGNLAEAIQLYEADKSPQRYGNRLRAARLKEQLPKQRKPEKTNEKPTAASKS from the coding sequence ATGATCCGCTTTCAAAGCCGCTTCCATTGCGTCCGCGACATCGTGGCTTTTACCGTGCTTTCATGTTGCGCCCTGTTTCTTCCCGGCTGCGGCCCTGCGTCTCCGCCGTCGAGCTCCGGTTCTCCATCCAGTTCGAACACCACTTCCAGCTACAACGGGCAAGTCCAGTATCGCAACGATCTTCTGATAAGCGCCGTCGGCCTGCTGAATTCGCCCGAGCAGTTCGACGACGATGCTCAGAATGCCGCCCAGCTTGTGGAACGCTTCAATCAGTGGCGGCGGTTGGCCAAGGGGGCCGAACCCAACGCAAAACAGAGCGACAGTGCATCAGCGCCTGCGGGCGAAAACGAACAAACTTCCGCGCCCAATCCACAAGATTCTTTACTCGCCACGCTTCCTGACAATTTGCTCAAAACCCACTTCGTCCGTCATCTGAACGATGAACCGTTTGACCCCGCCTATGACGGCAACTTCCTGCGCGAAGCCGCGCTATTGCGCGATGTCGCCAATTCCATTGAACCCGATAAATTGGACGATGTCTCCGTGGCCCAAGCCCTATTCGATTGGACCGTGCGGAACATCCAATCCGAACCGCCTCCCCTCGCTGACGACCCGCCCAACCAGCAATGGCCGGCCCTGCATCTGCCGGTCGAAACCGTTTACTTCGGCGCCGGAACGCCTCTGCAGCGCGCTTGGGTGTTCATGCTGCTGGCGCGGCAACGCGGCCTCGATGTCGTGCTCCTCGCCACGCCCGATCCCCGCAGTCCCAATCAATTTCGTCCCTGGGTCACGGCCCTGGTAAGCGAAGGTGAACTCTATTTGTTCGACCCAACCTATGGGCTTCCCATTCCCGGCCCGGGCGGCCAAGGCGTGGCCACGCTGTCGCAGGCGGCAGCCGACGACGCCGTGCTGCGGCAAATGGATATTCCCGGCGACCGCATCTATCCGCGCAAAGCAGCCGATCTCCAAAAAGTGACCGCGCTGCTGGAAGCGTCCCCCGGCTATTTGGAGCCGCGCATGAAAATGTTGGAATCGCATTTGACCGGCCACGATCGCCTCGTGCTCAGCGCTTCACCCGCCGATTTAGCCGAGAAGCTACGCGGCATAAAGCACGTCGACCAAATCAAACTTTGGCCGCAGCCGTACGAGGTGCTAGAACAGCGCCGTTCGCTTCCGCCCCCGCTGCAACTGGCACAGCGCCTGGAATATATGCCATTTGCCATCCCGGCTGATCCGGAACAAGCCAAACATCAATCCGATTCTGAAGAGCCCCAGCGCCCTCAACGCACCGTGCTTCCGTTGCGCTTGGGCCGGCTGTTGCAACTGCGCGGTCTGCTCGGTGGTTCAGATCGTCAGCGCCCGGCCAACCAGCAGGCCGGGGAACTCAGCGAAATCATGGAAAACGGCGCCAAATATTACTATGTTCGGTCGTTATCCACGCAGGAGCAAATCGACGAAGTCAATCGCCTGGTCCGCGATCACATAGAAATTTCCCCCGGTCGCGCGTTATCCCCCGAGTTCCCTCTCGCAATCCAACAGCGCCGCGACGATGCCGCCTACTGGCTCGGCATCGTGTCGTTTGAACAGGGCGATTATAAGACCGCCGCCCAATACTTCGGGCCCATGACGTTAGATCCCTTTCCCGATGGCCCCTGGTCCAACGGCGCCCGCTTTAACCTCGCGCGCTGCAACGAACTGCAGGGCAATCTGGCCGAAGCCATCCAACTGTACGAGGCGGATAAATCGCCCCAGCGCTACGGTAACCGCTTGCGCGCCGCACGCCTGAAAGAACAATTGCCAAAGCAGCGGAAGCCTGAAAAGACTAACGAAAAGCCCACCGCTGCGTCAAAGAGCTAA